In Gammaproteobacteria bacterium, one genomic interval encodes:
- a CDS encoding DUF4340 domain-containing protein has product MNARNVLNLGLLGLAAALAALVFWEPGIEAPAEQPRLTALSPADVEHVVIRTQRGDEIRLDKDQGVWMMRAPVAAHANEFRIEALLGIVRADSRAQFAAGALDLAKFHLDSPASLLRLNDVELAFGDSEPIDNRRYVRNGATVHLVDGDYFYRLQSDFTAFVSNRLLPLPDVPGRISLPEFSVTRAEGVWTLAPAVRQPSMDALNEFVDAWRQAQAVEVDRYAGEPSRGLIKVSFDSGAAPLEFLLLEAEPELVLARADLGLRYHLTPEQARRLLSAPVPAAAATAE; this is encoded by the coding sequence ATGAATGCGCGCAATGTGCTGAATCTGGGTTTGCTGGGGCTGGCGGCGGCTCTCGCGGCGCTGGTCTTCTGGGAGCCCGGAATCGAAGCACCGGCAGAGCAGCCCAGGCTGACCGCGCTGTCTCCGGCCGACGTCGAACATGTGGTGATCCGCACGCAGCGCGGCGACGAGATCCGCCTGGACAAGGACCAGGGCGTCTGGATGATGCGCGCGCCGGTCGCCGCCCACGCCAACGAATTCCGGATCGAAGCCCTGCTCGGGATCGTCCGGGCCGACAGCCGCGCGCAGTTCGCCGCCGGCGCCCTCGACCTGGCCAAGTTCCATCTCGATTCTCCCGCCTCCCTGTTGCGCCTCAACGACGTCGAACTCGCCTTCGGCGACAGCGAACCGATCGACAATCGCCGCTACGTGCGCAACGGCGCCACCGTGCATCTGGTCGACGGCGACTATTTCTATCGCCTGCAGTCGGATTTCACGGCGTTCGTCTCCAACCGGCTGTTGCCGTTGCCCGATGTTCCCGGGCGGATCAGTCTGCCGGAGTTCAGTGTCACCCGCGCGGAGGGAGTCTGGACGCTCGCGCCGGCGGTACGGCAGCCGTCGATGGACGCGCTCAACGAATTCGTCGATGCGTGGCGCCAGGCGCAGGCCGTGGAGGTGGACCGCTATGCGGGAGAGCCGTCCCGGGGCCTGATCAAGGTATCCTTTGACTCCGGCGCCGCGCCGCTCGAGTTCCTCCTGCTGGAGGCCGAGCCGGAGCTGGTGCTGGCGCGCGCGGATCTCGGACTGCGCTATCACCTGACCCCGGAGCAGGCGCGGCGTTTGCTGTCCGCGCCGGTGCCGGCCGCCGCCGCGACCGCCGAGTGA
- a CDS encoding GldG family protein, whose protein sequence is MKVTARSRRLLRWQNLAFVVLLLLVTGLLGWLSTRYVYQADWTASGRNTLSPASVELVGRLPGTVTVTAYVRETSPLVRRHVAELVGRYQRHKPDVTLAFINPDLEPQKVRELNITADGELVIEYEGRREQLRDVSENGLTNALQRLARGGERRLAFLTGHGERSALAAQNFDVSAWARQLEGKGFRIGEVNLAVSRGISPDTTVLVIAAPQVDLLPGEAELILEYLARGGNLLWLADPGQGAHGLGPLAQVLGVRLEPGIVVDPNVSQVGQMLFGTDDPRVALVASYPEHAITRDFELNTLFPLAGGLRAVEGGQWSATTLLETLSNTWLETGEVSGKIVYDEGSDLPGPVSIGFALSRPPGSAAGGEPADAAPAAEVKTQRAVVIADGDFLSNGFLGMGGNQQLAFNIVNWLSSDDVLIDIPARTAPDLSLQLSRTGTAVIGFGFLLLVPALLFGSGLFIWLRRRRR, encoded by the coding sequence ATGAAAGTGACCGCACGTTCCCGCCGGCTGCTGCGCTGGCAGAATCTTGCCTTCGTCGTCCTGCTGCTGCTGGTCACCGGCCTGCTGGGCTGGCTCAGCACGCGTTACGTATACCAGGCGGACTGGACGGCGAGCGGACGCAACACGTTGTCACCGGCCAGCGTCGAACTGGTCGGCCGGCTGCCGGGGACTGTGACGGTTACCGCCTATGTGCGCGAGACCTCGCCGCTGGTGCGCAGGCACGTGGCGGAGCTGGTCGGCCGCTATCAGCGCCACAAGCCCGACGTGACGCTCGCCTTCATCAATCCCGATCTCGAGCCGCAGAAGGTGCGCGAGCTCAACATCACCGCCGACGGCGAGCTGGTCATCGAGTACGAAGGGCGCCGCGAGCAGCTGCGCGACGTGAGCGAAAACGGCCTCACCAATGCACTGCAGCGCCTGGCGCGCGGCGGCGAGCGCCGGCTCGCGTTCCTGACCGGGCACGGCGAACGCAGCGCGCTGGCGGCGCAGAACTTCGACGTCTCGGCCTGGGCGCGCCAGCTGGAGGGCAAGGGCTTCAGGATCGGCGAGGTCAATCTGGCGGTGAGCCGCGGGATATCGCCGGACACCACCGTGCTGGTGATCGCGGCCCCGCAGGTCGACCTGCTGCCGGGCGAGGCGGAACTCATCCTGGAATATCTCGCGCGCGGCGGCAATCTGCTCTGGCTGGCCGATCCCGGCCAGGGCGCGCACGGGCTCGGGCCGCTGGCGCAGGTCCTCGGTGTGCGCCTCGAGCCCGGCATCGTGGTGGATCCCAACGTCTCCCAGGTGGGCCAGATGCTGTTTGGCACCGACGACCCGCGCGTCGCGCTGGTCGCGAGCTATCCGGAACACGCGATCACGCGCGATTTCGAGCTGAACACCCTGTTTCCTCTTGCAGGCGGCCTGCGGGCCGTGGAGGGCGGACAGTGGAGTGCGACGACGCTGCTGGAGACGCTGTCCAATACGTGGCTGGAGACCGGCGAGGTGTCCGGCAAGATCGTCTATGACGAGGGCTCCGATCTGCCGGGGCCGGTGTCGATCGGTTTCGCGCTGTCCCGGCCGCCGGGGTCCGCCGCCGGCGGGGAGCCGGCCGACGCCGCGCCGGCAGCGGAGGTGAAGACCCAGCGCGCGGTGGTCATCGCCGACGGCGATTTCCTGTCCAACGGTTTTCTCGGCATGGGCGGCAATCAGCAGCTGGCGTTCAACATCGTCAACTGGCTGAGCAGTGACGACGTACTGATCGACATCCCCGCGCGCACCGCGCCCGACCTCTCCCTGCAGCTCTCCAGGACCGGCACGGCGGTGATCGGATTCGGATTCCTGCTGCTGGTGCCGGCGCTGCTGTTCGGCAGCGGCCTGTTCATCTGGCTGCGCCGGCGGCGGCGCTGA
- a CDS encoding ABC transporter permease gives MIGTIAARELRSLFFSPLAWTVLAVVQIIVAYLFLVQVDFFLQIQPRLPQLPGAPGLTEIVVAPTFGNAALILLLVVPLLTMRLVSDELRNQTLSLLFSAPVSMTAIILGKYCGVLGFLLIQLLLIALLPCALLLGGTLDFGILASGLIGLFLLLAGFAAVGLFMSTLTAQPVIAAISTFGVLLLLWIVDWSGTAASKGSDVLGYLSLLRHYESLLKGVFNSTDVAYYLLLSALFVILSIRRLDSYRLQH, from the coding sequence ATGATCGGGACGATCGCGGCGCGCGAGCTGCGTAGCCTGTTCTTCTCCCCCCTGGCGTGGACCGTGCTGGCGGTGGTGCAGATCATCGTCGCCTACCTGTTCCTGGTGCAGGTGGATTTCTTCCTGCAGATCCAGCCGCGCCTGCCGCAGTTGCCGGGCGCGCCGGGACTCACCGAGATCGTCGTCGCGCCGACCTTCGGCAACGCGGCGCTCATCCTGCTGCTGGTGGTGCCGCTGCTGACCATGCGGCTGGTGAGCGACGAGCTGCGTAACCAGACGCTGAGCCTGCTGTTCTCCGCCCCGGTCTCGATGACCGCGATCATCCTCGGCAAGTATTGCGGCGTACTCGGATTCCTGCTCATCCAGCTGCTGCTGATCGCCCTGCTGCCGTGCGCGCTGCTGCTGGGCGGGACGCTCGATTTCGGCATCCTCGCCTCCGGCCTGATCGGGCTGTTTCTGCTGCTGGCGGGTTTCGCCGCCGTCGGACTGTTCATGTCCACGCTGACCGCGCAGCCGGTGATCGCCGCGATCAGCACCTTCGGCGTGCTCCTGCTGCTGTGGATCGTGGACTGGAGCGGGACTGCCGCCAGCAAGGGGAGCGATGTCCTGGGCTATCTGTCCCTGCTGCGCCATTACGAATCCCTCCTCAAGGGGGTGTTCAACAGCACCGATGTGGCCTACTACCTGCTGCTGAGCGCGCTCTTCGTCATCCTCAGCATCCGCCGGCTGGATTCCTACCGGCTGCAGCATTGA